Proteins encoded by one window of Enterobacter hormaechei subsp. xiangfangensis:
- the wcaF gene encoding colanic acid biosynthesis acetyltransferase WcaF: MQELNGFSVPKGFRGGSGIKVQLWWAVQATLFAWSPQILYRWRAFLLRLFGAKIGKNVVIRPSVKITYPWKLTLGDYAWVGDDAVLYTLGEITIGANSVVSQKCYLCTGSHDFMSPHFDITASPVVIGEKCWLATDVFVAPGVSVGDGTVVGARSSVFKSLPANKICRGNPAVVIRERVETD; this comes from the coding sequence ATGCAGGAATTAAATGGATTCTCCGTACCGAAAGGTTTTCGGGGCGGGAGCGGTATTAAAGTTCAACTGTGGTGGGCTGTACAGGCAACGTTATTTGCCTGGTCGCCGCAAATACTGTACCGCTGGCGCGCATTTTTACTGCGTCTGTTCGGCGCAAAAATAGGAAAAAACGTAGTCATTCGACCTTCGGTGAAAATTACTTATCCCTGGAAATTAACGCTTGGGGATTACGCCTGGGTTGGGGATGACGCAGTGTTATATACCCTTGGCGAGATTACGATTGGCGCAAATTCGGTGGTTTCACAGAAGTGTTATTTGTGCACCGGCAGCCACGATTTTATGAGCCCGCATTTTGATATTACCGCTTCGCCTGTTGTGATCGGTGAAAAATGCTGGCTGGCAACAGACGTCTTTGTTGCACCCGGTGTTTCTGTTGGCGATGGCACGGTAGTCGGTGCCCGCAGCAGCGTTTTTAAATCGCTTCCGGCAAATAAAATTTGCCGTGGCAACCCCGCAGTGGTGATACGCGAACGCGTTGAAACTGATTAA
- the wzc gene encoding tyrosine-protein kinase Wzc, with amino-acid sequence MTEKTRPSAAPTSGSDEIDIGRLVGTVIEAKWWVLGITAIFAVAAIVYTLFATPIYSADALVQIEQNTGNSLVQDIGSALANKPPASEAEIQLIQSRLVLGKTVHDLGLDIAVTKNTFPVFGAGWDRLMGRSNDTVKVTDFVIPKGAGDQTFTLTVLGPKQYQLTSDAGFSARGEVGQMLTKEGVSIKVSAIQAHEGGEFTVTKFSTLGMINNLQNNLTVTENGKDTGVLSMTFTGEDKDQIRDILNSITRNYLEQNVERKSAEAAKSLAFLSKQLPEVRARLDDAENKLNAYRQDKDSVDLPLEAKSVLDSMVNIDAQLNELTFKEAEISKLYTKRHPAYRTLLEKRRTLEEEKAKLNDRVTAMPKTQQEIVRLTRDVESGQQVYMQLLNKQQELKITEASTVGDVRIVDPAITQPGVLKPKKALIILGSIILGLMLSIVGVLLRSLFNRGIESPQVLEENGISVYASIPLSEWQKSRDSVKTVKGVKRYKQSQLLAVGNPTDLAIEAVRSLRTSLHFAMMQAKNNVLMMTGVSPSIGKTFVCANLAAVVSQTNKRVLLIDCDMRKGYTHELLGTNNVNGLSEILLGKGEISESAKPTSIPKFDLIPRGQVPPNPSELLMSERFTQLIEWASKNYDLVLIDTPPILAVTDAAVVGRHAGTTLMVARYAVNTLKEVETSLSRFEQNGIEVKGVILNSIFRRATGYQDYGYYEYEYKSDSK; translated from the coding sequence ATGACAGAAAAAACAAGACCTTCTGCCGCCCCGACGTCGGGCAGTGATGAAATCGATATCGGTCGCCTGGTCGGGACCGTTATTGAAGCGAAATGGTGGGTGCTGGGTATTACCGCCATCTTTGCCGTGGCGGCGATCGTTTATACGCTGTTCGCGACGCCTATTTACAGCGCCGACGCGCTGGTGCAGATCGAACAAAATACCGGAAACTCGCTGGTTCAGGATATCGGCTCGGCGCTGGCCAACAAGCCGCCGGCATCGGAAGCCGAAATTCAGCTGATTCAGTCGCGCCTGGTACTGGGCAAAACGGTTCACGACCTGGGGCTGGATATTGCGGTCACCAAAAACACCTTCCCGGTGTTTGGCGCAGGCTGGGATCGCCTGATGGGGCGCAGTAACGATACGGTAAAAGTGACCGACTTTGTGATCCCAAAAGGGGCAGGGGACCAAACCTTTACCCTGACCGTGCTGGGACCAAAACAGTATCAGCTGACCAGCGACGCGGGCTTCAGCGCGCGCGGCGAGGTGGGACAGATGCTGACTAAAGAGGGCGTCAGCATCAAGGTCAGCGCAATTCAGGCGCATGAGGGCGGGGAGTTTACGGTCACCAAATTCTCGACGCTCGGGATGATCAACAACCTGCAAAACAACCTGACCGTCACCGAAAACGGCAAGGATACCGGCGTTCTGAGCATGACCTTCACCGGTGAAGACAAGGATCAAATCCGCGACATCCTTAATAGCATCACCCGCAACTATCTTGAGCAGAACGTAGAGCGCAAGTCAGCGGAAGCCGCAAAAAGCCTGGCGTTCCTCAGTAAACAGCTGCCGGAGGTGCGCGCCCGTCTGGATGACGCTGAGAACAAGCTGAACGCGTACCGTCAGGACAAAGATTCCGTCGATCTGCCGCTGGAGGCGAAATCGGTTCTCGACTCCATGGTGAATATTGATGCGCAGCTGAACGAGCTGACCTTCAAAGAGGCGGAGATTTCCAAGCTCTATACCAAACGTCACCCGGCGTACCGCACTTTGCTGGAGAAACGTCGTACCCTGGAAGAAGAGAAGGCGAAGCTGAATGACCGCGTGACCGCGATGCCGAAGACGCAGCAGGAAATTGTACGCCTGACGCGTGATGTGGAATCCGGCCAGCAGGTTTACATGCAGCTGCTGAACAAACAGCAGGAGCTGAAAATCACCGAAGCCAGCACCGTCGGCGACGTGCGTATCGTTGACCCGGCGATTACCCAGCCGGGCGTGCTGAAGCCGAAGAAGGCGCTGATTATCCTCGGCAGCATTATTCTCGGCCTGATGCTTTCCATTGTCGGCGTGCTGCTGCGCTCGCTGTTCAACCGCGGTATCGAAAGTCCGCAGGTGCTGGAAGAGAACGGGATCAGCGTGTACGCCAGCATCCCGCTCTCCGAGTGGCAGAAGTCCCGTGACAGCGTCAAAACCGTTAAGGGCGTCAAGCGTTACAAACAGAGCCAGCTGCTGGCCGTGGGTAACCCGACTGACCTGGCGATTGAAGCGGTGCGCAGCCTGCGTACCAGCCTCCACTTCGCCATGATGCAGGCCAAAAACAACGTCCTGATGATGACCGGCGTTAGCCCATCAATCGGTAAAACCTTCGTCTGCGCCAACCTGGCGGCGGTGGTGAGCCAGACCAACAAGCGCGTGCTGCTGATCGACTGCGACATGCGTAAGGGCTACACCCACGAGCTGCTGGGGACCAACAACGTTAACGGACTGTCGGAAATCCTGCTCGGTAAAGGGGAAATCAGCGAGAGCGCCAAGCCGACGTCGATTCCGAAATTTGACCTGATCCCGCGTGGCCAGGTGCCGCCGAACCCGTCTGAACTGCTGATGAGCGAGCGCTTCACGCAGCTGATTGAGTGGGCGAGCAAAAACTACGACCTGGTGCTGATCGATACCCCACCAATTCTGGCGGTTACCGACGCCGCCGTGGTAGGGCGTCATGCGGGCACCACGCTGATGGTCGCACGCTATGCGGTGAACACCCTGAAGGAAGTGGAAACCAGCCTGAGCCGCTTTGAGCAGAACGGTATTGAGGTGAAGGGGGTCATTCTGAACTCCATCTTCCGCCGCGCGACCGGGTATCAGGATTACGGCTACTACGAGTACGAATACAAGTCTGACAGTAAATAA
- the wcaD gene encoding colanic acid polymerase WcaD, whose translation MSRSIRICSYLLLPLIYLLVNVKIAQLGESFPITIVTFLPVLLLLYVDKLNLKKLMIALGIGFGLTAFNYIFGQSLDASKYVTSTMLFVYIVIIIGMVWSIRFKTISPHNYRKILRFFYIVVGLIVVLAAMEMAQIILTGGSSLMEIISKYLIYSNSYVLNFIKFGGKRTTALYFEPAFFALALISIWLSIKQFGIKTPKTDAMILAGIVLSGSFSGVMTFILFYLLEWAFQYLNKEAIKKKLPLAIISLTVFLVGVIFAFPYISERLGDLGTEGSSSYYRIIGPLVMVGYSLTHIDGVVRFGSLYEYVASFGIFNGADVGKTIDNGLYLLIIYFSWFAVLLTLWYLFKVFKMMINAFGDNQNFRVQLYLFTPVSLFFTGSIFSPEYAFLIVCPFILRKALNITSI comes from the coding sequence ATGTCTCGTTCTATCAGAATCTGTAGTTATCTGCTGCTGCCGCTGATCTACCTGCTGGTCAACGTTAAGATTGCCCAGCTCGGTGAAAGCTTCCCGATCACTATCGTCACCTTCCTGCCGGTTCTGCTGTTGCTTTACGTTGACAAGCTTAACCTCAAAAAGCTGATGATTGCGCTGGGCATCGGGTTTGGTCTGACGGCGTTTAACTACATCTTTGGACAGTCGCTGGACGCCAGCAAATATGTCACCTCCACCATGCTGTTTGTTTATATCGTTATCATTATTGGCATGGTGTGGAGTATTCGCTTTAAAACTATTTCTCCGCACAATTATAGGAAAATCCTCAGGTTCTTTTATATTGTCGTCGGGCTGATTGTTGTGCTTGCGGCAATGGAGATGGCGCAAATTATTCTCACAGGCGGAAGCAGCCTGATGGAAATAATTTCGAAATATCTTATATACAGTAACAGCTATGTACTGAACTTCATTAAGTTTGGTGGCAAGCGTACAACCGCGCTCTATTTTGAACCGGCGTTTTTTGCTCTGGCATTAATCTCAATTTGGCTCAGCATCAAACAGTTCGGTATCAAAACCCCCAAGACCGATGCTATGATTCTTGCAGGAATCGTTCTGTCAGGGTCGTTCTCCGGGGTAATGACGTTTATTCTGTTTTACCTGCTGGAGTGGGCGTTCCAGTACCTGAACAAAGAGGCGATTAAGAAAAAACTGCCGCTGGCGATAATCTCTCTGACGGTATTTTTAGTGGGCGTGATATTTGCGTTTCCGTACATTTCTGAGCGTCTGGGTGATTTGGGAACGGAAGGGTCATCGTCCTATTATCGCATCATTGGTCCACTGGTGATGGTGGGTTATTCCTTAACCCATATAGATGGCGTAGTAAGATTCGGCTCACTTTATGAATATGTTGCATCATTCGGAATCTTTAACGGTGCGGATGTCGGTAAAACCATAGACAATGGTCTGTATCTGTTAATTATCTATTTTTCCTGGTTCGCCGTACTGTTGACACTGTGGTATCTGTTTAAAGTTTTCAAAATGATGATTAACGCGTTTGGTGATAACCAGAACTTTCGCGTGCAACTTTATCTGTTCACACCGGTGTCGTTGTTTTTTACCGGGTCAATATTTAGCCCGGAATATGCATTCTTAATTGTATGTCCGTTTATTTTGCGCAAGGCGCTGAATATTACGAGCATATGA
- the wcaA gene encoding colanic acid biosynthesis glycosyltransferase WcaA: MTTQRPLISIYMPTWNRQQLAIRAIKSVLRQDYDNWELIIVDDCSSSYEQLQKFVEDLNDPRVVYTHNAINSGACAVRNQAIMQAKGQYLTGIDDDDEWTPNRLSIFLSHKAQLVTHAFLYANDYVCQGEVYSQPASLPLYPKSPYSRRLFYKRNIIGNQVFTWAWRFKECLFDTELKAAQDYDIFLRMVVEYGEPWKVEEATQILHINHGEMQITSSPKKFSGYFHFYRKHKDKFDRASRKYQLFTLYQIRNKRMNWRTLLTLLSIRNGKRLADGLRGK; this comes from the coding sequence ATGACCACACAACGCCCTTTGATTTCTATCTATATGCCGACATGGAATCGTCAGCAGCTGGCGATCCGCGCGATTAAATCGGTCCTGCGTCAGGATTACGATAACTGGGAACTGATTATCGTGGATGACTGTTCCTCCTCTTACGAACAACTGCAAAAGTTTGTTGAAGACCTGAACGACCCGCGCGTGGTGTACACGCACAACGCTATCAACTCCGGGGCGTGTGCGGTGCGCAACCAGGCGATTATGCAGGCGAAAGGGCAGTATCTGACCGGTATCGACGACGATGACGAATGGACGCCAAACCGTCTGTCGATCTTCCTGTCGCACAAAGCGCAGCTGGTGACCCACGCGTTTCTGTATGCCAATGACTATGTCTGTCAGGGCGAGGTCTATTCGCAGCCGGCCAGCCTGCCGCTGTATCCGAAATCACCGTATTCCCGCCGCCTGTTCTACAAGCGCAACATTATCGGCAACCAGGTGTTTACCTGGGCATGGCGCTTTAAGGAGTGCCTGTTCGATACCGAGCTGAAGGCGGCGCAGGATTACGACATTTTCCTGCGGATGGTGGTGGAGTACGGCGAGCCGTGGAAGGTGGAAGAGGCCACGCAGATCCTGCACATCAATCACGGGGAGATGCAAATCACCTCGTCGCCGAAGAAATTCTCGGGCTACTTCCATTTTTACCGCAAGCACAAGGACAAGTTTGACCGTGCCAGCCGGAAGTATCAGCTCTTCACCCTGTATCAGATCCGTAACAAGCGCATGAACTGGCGCACGTTGCTGACGTTGCTGTCGATACGTAACGGCAAGCGTCTGGCTGACGGGCTTCGGGGGAAATAA
- the wcaC gene encoding colanic acid biosynthesis glycosyltransferase WcaC: MNILQFNVRLAEGGAAGVALDLHQRALQKGLQSRFVYGYGKGGKKSVSHDNYPQVLKQTPRLTSIANIALFRLFNRDLFGNLNNLYRTVTRTRGPVVLHFHVLHSYWLNLEEVVAFCGKVKAHKPDTRFVWTLHDHWSVTGRCAFTDGCEGWKDNCQKCPTLSNYPPVKVDRAHQLVEGKRQLFRDMLSLGCTFISPSQHVADAFNSLYGAGRCQIINNGIDVATETILAELTPVAVTAGKPKIAVVAHDLRYDGKTNQQLVRDIMALGDKIELHTFGKFSPFEGANVVNHGFETDKRKLMSALNGMDALVFSSRVDNYPLILCEALSIGVPVIATHSDAAREVLEKSGGKTFSENEVLPLVQLSKADIAQAVFGTDLESFRNRSRKAYSGQQMLEEYVSFYQNL, from the coding sequence ATGAACATTCTGCAATTTAACGTACGCCTCGCAGAGGGCGGGGCGGCAGGCGTAGCGCTGGATCTGCACCAGCGCGCGCTGCAAAAAGGATTACAGTCGCGCTTCGTTTACGGTTACGGCAAAGGTGGCAAGAAAAGCGTCAGCCATGATAACTATCCGCAGGTGCTGAAGCAGACGCCACGTCTGACCTCCATCGCCAATATCGCGCTGTTCCGCCTGTTCAACCGCGACCTGTTCGGCAACCTGAATAATCTCTACCGCACCGTCACCCGCACTCGCGGCCCGGTTGTGCTGCACTTTCACGTGTTGCACAGCTACTGGCTGAATCTGGAAGAGGTGGTGGCGTTTTGTGGCAAGGTGAAGGCGCATAAGCCGGATACCCGATTCGTCTGGACGCTGCACGACCACTGGAGCGTGACCGGACGCTGCGCCTTTACCGACGGCTGCGAAGGCTGGAAAGATAACTGCCAGAAATGCCCTACGCTCAGCAACTACCCGCCGGTGAAGGTCGATCGCGCGCATCAGCTGGTTGAGGGTAAGCGTCAGCTGTTCCGCGATATGCTCTCGCTCGGCTGCACCTTCATCTCTCCAAGCCAGCACGTGGCGGATGCTTTTAATAGCCTGTACGGAGCAGGGCGCTGCCAGATCATCAACAACGGTATTGATGTGGCGACGGAAACGATCCTGGCCGAACTGACGCCCGTAGCCGTTACCGCCGGTAAGCCGAAAATTGCGGTCGTCGCCCATGACCTGCGTTACGACGGCAAAACCAACCAGCAGCTGGTGCGCGACATTATGGCGCTCGGCGACAAGATTGAGCTGCATACCTTTGGCAAATTCTCCCCGTTTGAAGGCGCTAACGTGGTGAACCACGGGTTTGAAACCGACAAACGCAAACTGATGAGCGCGCTGAACGGTATGGACGCGCTGGTGTTCAGCTCCCGCGTGGACAACTACCCGCTGATCCTGTGCGAAGCGCTCTCCATCGGCGTGCCGGTGATTGCCACCCACAGCGACGCCGCGCGGGAAGTGCTGGAGAAATCGGGCGGTAAAACCTTCAGTGAAAACGAGGTGCTGCCGCTGGTGCAGTTGTCGAAGGCCGATATCGCGCAGGCTGTTTTTGGCACTGACCTGGAATCGTTCCGCAACCGCAGCCGTAAAGCGTACAGTGGACAACAGATGCTGGAGGAGTATGTCTCGTTCTATCAGAATCTGTAG
- the fcl gene encoding GDP-L-fucose synthase yields MTKQRIFVAGHRGMVGSAIVRQLEQRGDVEVIVRTRDELNLLDSKAVQDFFASERIDQVYLAAAKVGGIIANNTYPADFIYENMMIESNIIHAAHLHNVNKLLFLGSSCIYPKMAKQPIAESELLQGTLEATNEPYAIAKIAGIKLCESYNRQYNRDYRSVMPTNLYGPHDNFHPSNSHVIPALLRRFHEATAENAPDVVVWGSGTPMREFLHVDDMAAASIHVMELDREVWQENTEPMLSHINVGTGVDCTIRELAQTIAQVVGYKGRVVFDATKPDGTPRKLLDVTRLHQLGWYHEVSLEQGLASTYQWFLENQHRFRG; encoded by the coding sequence ATGACAAAACAACGTATTTTTGTCGCCGGTCATCGCGGAATGGTGGGTTCCGCGATTGTTCGCCAGCTGGAACAGCGCGGTGACGTGGAGGTGATTGTTCGCACCCGCGACGAGCTGAACCTGCTTGACAGCAAAGCGGTGCAGGACTTCTTCGCCAGCGAACGTATCGACCAGGTGTATCTGGCGGCGGCGAAGGTGGGCGGCATTATAGCTAACAATACCTACCCGGCGGATTTCATCTACGAGAACATGATGATTGAGAGCAACATCATTCACGCGGCGCATCTGCACAACGTGAACAAGCTGCTGTTCCTCGGCTCATCCTGTATCTACCCGAAAATGGCGAAGCAGCCGATCGCCGAGAGCGAACTGTTGCAGGGCACGCTTGAAGCCACCAACGAGCCGTATGCGATTGCCAAAATTGCCGGGATCAAGCTGTGTGAATCCTACAACCGTCAGTATAACCGCGACTATCGCTCGGTGATGCCGACCAACCTGTACGGACCGCACGACAACTTCCACCCGAGCAATTCCCACGTGATCCCGGCGCTGCTGCGTCGTTTCCACGAGGCGACTGCCGAAAACGCCCCGGACGTGGTGGTGTGGGGCAGCGGTACGCCAATGCGCGAGTTCCTTCACGTGGACGATATGGCGGCGGCCAGCATTCACGTCATGGAGCTGGATCGCGAAGTGTGGCAGGAAAACACCGAGCCGATGCTGTCGCACATTAACGTCGGGACCGGCGTGGACTGCACCATTCGCGAGCTGGCGCAGACCATCGCGCAGGTGGTGGGCTACAAAGGACGCGTGGTGTTTGACGCCACCAAACCGGACGGCACGCCGCGCAAGCTGCTGGACGTGACCCGTCTGCATCAGCTGGGCTGGTATCACGAGGTCTCACTGGAGCAGGGGCTGGCCAGCACCTACCAGTGGTTCCTGGAAAACCAGCACCGCTTCCGGGGGTAA
- a CDS encoding GDP-mannose mannosyl hydrolase, translating into MFLSQEDFATVVRSTPLISIDLIVENERGEFLLGKRTNRPAQGFWFVPGGRVQKDETLTDAFERLTLAELGLQLPMAAGQFYGVWQHFYDDNFSGTGFTTHYVVLGFRLKVSEADLRLPDSQHDDYRWLTPEALLASDNVHDNSRAYFLAERQAEVPGL; encoded by the coding sequence ATGTTTTTAAGTCAGGAAGATTTTGCCACGGTAGTGCGTTCCACTCCGCTGATCTCAATTGATTTGATCGTGGAGAACGAACGCGGCGAGTTCTTGCTGGGGAAACGAACCAATCGTCCTGCACAGGGCTTCTGGTTCGTGCCCGGCGGGCGCGTGCAGAAGGATGAGACGCTTACAGATGCGTTTGAGCGTCTCACTCTGGCGGAACTGGGCCTGCAACTGCCGATGGCAGCGGGCCAGTTTTACGGGGTCTGGCAGCACTTCTATGACGATAACTTTTCAGGCACCGGGTTCACCACGCACTACGTCGTGCTGGGGTTCCGCCTGAAGGTGAGTGAGGCAGACCTGCGTCTGCCTGATTCTCAGCATGACGATTACCGCTGGTTAACGCCAGAGGCGCTGCTGGCAAGCGACAACGTCCATGACAACAGTCGGGCGTACTTCCTTGCGGAACGTCAGGCCGAGGTGCCAGGTCTATGA
- the wcaE gene encoding colanic acid biosynthesis glycosyltransferase WcaE → MFLSVITVAFRNYEGVVKTWRSLRNLARDPSLTFEWIVVDGGSNDGTAEFLEKLNGEFNLRYISEKDKGIYDAMNKGINMAQGRYAIFLNSGDVFHEDVALFARQLARQKEDAMFIGDALLDFGEGKKVLRGAKPGWYIYHSLPASHQAIFFPMSGLKKQPYDLRYKVSSDYALAASLYKSGYPFRRIKGLVSEFSMGGVSTSNNLELCQDAKNVQRKILRVPGFWAELSYFLRLKTTGKAKALYNKA, encoded by the coding sequence ATGTTTCTTAGCGTCATTACTGTCGCCTTTCGTAACTACGAAGGGGTGGTAAAAACCTGGCGCTCGCTGCGCAACCTGGCGCGCGATCCGAGCCTCACGTTTGAGTGGATCGTGGTCGATGGCGGCTCGAACGACGGCACGGCGGAGTTCCTGGAAAAACTCAACGGTGAGTTTAACTTACGTTACATCAGCGAGAAAGATAAAGGCATTTACGATGCCATGAATAAAGGCATCAACATGGCGCAGGGGCGTTACGCCATCTTCCTCAATTCCGGCGATGTGTTCCATGAAGATGTGGCGCTGTTTGCCCGTCAGCTGGCGCGCCAGAAAGAAGATGCCATGTTTATCGGTGATGCGCTGCTTGATTTCGGCGAGGGGAAAAAAGTGCTGCGCGGTGCGAAACCAGGCTGGTATATCTACCACAGCCTCCCGGCCAGCCATCAGGCTATTTTCTTCCCAATGAGCGGTCTGAAAAAACAGCCTTACGATTTGCGCTATAAAGTGTCATCAGATTATGCCCTGGCCGCCAGCCTTTACAAATCTGGCTACCCGTTCCGTCGAATTAAAGGACTGGTATCTGAATTTTCAATGGGCGGCGTGTCAACCTCGAATAATCTGGAACTGTGCCAGGATGCGAAAAACGTGCAGCGTAAAATATTACGCGTGCCGGGGTTCTGGGCGGAATTATCTTATTTCTTACGTCTGAAAACGACGGGTAAAGCGAAAGCCTTATATAACAAAGCCTGA
- the gmd gene encoding GDP-mannose 4,6-dehydratase translates to MSKVALITGVTGQDGSYLAELLLEKGYEVHGIKRRASSFNTERVDHIYQDPHAANPKFHLHYGDLTDTSNLTRILQEVQPDEVYNLGAMSHVAVSFESPEYTADVDAMGTLRLLEAIRFLGLEKKTRFYQASTSELYGLVQEIPQKETTPFYPRSPYAVAKLYAYWITVNYRESYGMYACNGILFNHESPRRGETFVTRKITRAIANIAQGLESCLHLGNMDSLRDWGHAKDYVKMQWMMLQQEQPEDFVIATGVQYSVRQFVEMAAAQLGIKLRFEGTGVEEKGIVVSVTGHDAPGVKPGDVIVQVDPRYFRPAEVETLLGDPTKAHEKLGWKPETTLQEMVSEMVAKDLEAAKKHSLLKSHGYEVAIALES, encoded by the coding sequence ATGTCTAAAGTCGCTCTCATCACCGGCGTTACCGGGCAGGATGGTTCTTACCTGGCAGAGTTACTGCTGGAAAAAGGGTATGAAGTTCACGGTATTAAGCGTCGTGCCTCTTCATTTAATACCGAGCGTGTCGATCATATCTACCAGGATCCTCACGCGGCGAACCCGAAATTCCACCTGCATTACGGCGACCTGACCGATACCTCCAACCTGACCCGCATCCTGCAAGAAGTACAGCCGGATGAAGTCTACAACCTGGGCGCGATGAGCCACGTTGCGGTCTCCTTCGAATCCCCGGAATACACCGCTGACGTGGACGCCATGGGTACGCTGCGTCTGCTGGAAGCGATTCGCTTCCTGGGTCTTGAGAAGAAAACTCGCTTCTACCAGGCATCTACCTCTGAGCTGTACGGCCTGGTGCAGGAAATTCCGCAGAAAGAGACCACGCCGTTCTACCCGCGTTCTCCGTACGCTGTGGCGAAACTGTACGCCTACTGGATCACCGTGAACTACCGTGAATCCTACGGCATGTACGCCTGTAACGGCATTCTGTTCAACCACGAATCTCCACGTCGCGGCGAAACGTTCGTGACCCGCAAAATCACCCGCGCGATCGCTAACATCGCTCAGGGCCTGGAGTCTTGCCTGCACCTCGGCAACATGGATTCCCTGCGTGACTGGGGCCATGCGAAAGACTACGTGAAAATGCAGTGGATGATGTTGCAGCAGGAGCAGCCAGAAGACTTCGTGATTGCGACCGGCGTGCAGTACTCCGTACGTCAGTTCGTTGAGATGGCTGCGGCACAGCTGGGCATCAAGCTGCGCTTCGAAGGCACCGGCGTGGAAGAGAAGGGTATCGTTGTTTCCGTGACCGGCCATGACGCACCGGGCGTGAAGCCAGGCGACGTGATTGTCCAGGTTGATCCGCGTTACTTCCGTCCTGCTGAAGTGGAAACCCTGCTGGGTGACCCAACCAAAGCGCACGAGAAGCTGGGCTGGAAACCAGAAACCACCCTGCAAGAAATGGTATCCGAGATGGTGGCCAAAGATCTTGAAGCAGCGAAAAAACACTCCCTGCTCAAGTCTCATGGCTACGAGGTTGCCATCGCGCTGGAGTCCTGA
- the wzb gene encoding low molecular weight protein-tyrosine-phosphatase Wzb has protein sequence MFNKILVVCVGNICRSPTAERLLKNYQPALTVDSAGLGALVGKGADERAASVALEHNLSLDGHVARQVSGRMCREYDLILAMEKRHIHALCDIAPEMRGKVMLFGHWDGEREIPDPYRKSREAFEAVYTLLDQSARQWAQALKAQQG, from the coding sequence ATGTTTAACAAAATTCTGGTGGTGTGCGTGGGGAACATTTGCCGTTCCCCCACGGCTGAAAGGCTGTTGAAAAATTACCAGCCTGCGTTAACGGTCGACTCCGCAGGGCTGGGCGCGCTGGTCGGAAAAGGTGCCGACGAACGTGCCGCAAGCGTTGCCCTTGAGCATAACCTCTCACTCGACGGGCACGTTGCCCGTCAGGTCTCTGGCAGGATGTGCCGGGAATATGACCTGATCCTCGCGATGGAAAAACGCCACATTCACGCGCTGTGCGATATCGCACCGGAGATGCGCGGCAAGGTGATGCTGTTTGGTCACTGGGATGGTGAGCGCGAAATTCCCGATCCGTATCGCAAGAGCCGCGAGGCCTTTGAGGCGGTATACACCTTACTAGACCAGTCTGCCCGTCAGTGGGCGCAGGCACTGAAAGCTCAGCAGGGATAA
- the wcaB gene encoding colanic acid biosynthesis acetyltransferase WcaB, translating to MFLEDCRANSWSLRPCCMVLAYRIAHFCSVWRKKNVLNNIWAAPVLVLYRIITECFFGYEIQAAATIGRRFTIHHGYAVVINKFVVAGDDLTIRHGVTIGNRGPDSLACPVIGNNVELGANVVMIGDITVGNNVTIGAGSVVLDSIPDNALVVGEKARVKVIK from the coding sequence ATGTTTCTGGAAGATTGTCGCGCTAACAGCTGGAGCCTGCGCCCGTGCTGCATGGTTCTGGCCTACCGTATTGCGCACTTTTGCTCGGTGTGGCGCAAAAAAAATGTGCTGAACAATATCTGGGCCGCGCCGGTGCTGGTGCTGTACCGCATCATCACCGAATGCTTTTTTGGCTATGAAATTCAGGCCGCAGCCACCATTGGCCGCCGCTTTACCATTCATCACGGTTATGCGGTGGTCATCAACAAGTTCGTCGTCGCGGGTGATGATTTAACCATTCGCCACGGGGTGACGATCGGCAACCGCGGGCCAGACAGCCTGGCCTGCCCGGTCATCGGCAATAACGTCGAGCTGGGCGCCAACGTGGTGATGATCGGGGACATTACCGTGGGCAATAACGTGACGATTGGCGCAGGCAGCGTGGTGCTGGACAGCATTCCGGACAACGCGCTGGTGGTGGGCGAGAAAGCCCGCGTGAAGGTGATAAAATGA